A single genomic interval of Osmerus eperlanus chromosome 14, fOsmEpe2.1, whole genome shotgun sequence harbors:
- the si:ch211-282j22.3 gene encoding ER degradation-enhancing alpha-mannosidase-like protein 3 isoform X2, protein MRAFCWTLGGPNMVLPMRVLLLTTFCHWANGQDSQGMTREEKATIRDQVVEMFDHAYGSYMKYAYPADELMPLSCRGRVRGLEPNRGDIDDSLGKFSLTLIDTLDTLVVLNKLDEFEDAVRKTVSDVKLDNDVVVSVFETNIRVLGGLLGGHVMADMLKQRGDRMQWYAGELLDMAKELGHRLLPAFNTTSGLPYPRVNLRYGVLNPLSRTGTESDTCTACAGTMILEFAALSRLSGEAVFEEHARKALDVLWEKRQRGSDLVGTVINIHNGDWVRRDSGVGAGIDSYYEYLMKAYILLGDNVYLERFNTHYSAIMKYISQPPLLLNVHMHNPTVSVRSWMDSLLAFFPGLQVLRGDLKPAIETHEMLYQVTKQHKFLPEAFTTEFRVHWGQHPLRPEFAESTYYLYKATGDPYYLRVGQSIVEKLNAHARVPCGFAAVHDVRTGTHEDRMDSFFLAEMFKYLYLLFSEKSQLPFDMDDYIFTTEAHLLPVALSTSRPPCHGNSTEAPPSVQEEDPFTYSCPSTQTLFPDNPSFAKTIRDGYKYLTGVGRAFQSSPVRGIELPLHDNGMEPVEFLKSMGISLTPLNEGATVATRAQGEHKGVFRVKLVAEVTQSPEEEEVLPLIVQLISPPFLGRTVLTAGPAKFGMDLTKQEHGVKGSIVRASPYTACGPVENGEQLSGHIALALRGDCMFAAKARRLQEAGAIGVIFIDHREGSNSEDSPLFQMVGDGDSTSDIGVPLLFLFSREGAVLTSALEEHHNVDVLLLPKERQLGHVKQEKPLGMNIKFRLAEEGELEEGAARGHTLQFLLEKGEVLLEEEEEEDEEGGKEDSGRGETKPCTPPGGGSVSPCVETPGHAPPPAHSPSRTEAGP, encoded by the exons ATGAGGGCGTTTTGCTGGACACTTGGCGGTCCCAACATGGTCTTACCAATGCGGGTCTTGCTGCTCACAACTTTTTGTCACTGGGCCAATGGCCAAGACAGCCAGGGCATGACTCGTGAGGAGAAGGCCACAATCAG GGACCAGGTTGTTGAGATGTTTGATCATGCCTACGGCAGCTATATG AAATATGCGTACCCAGCCGACGAGCTGATGCCGCTGAGCTGCAGGGGGAGGGTACGGGGCCTGGAGCCCAACCGAGGAGACATCGACGACTCCCTGGGAAA GTTCTCTCTCACGCTGATCGACACCCTCGACACCCTGGTG GTCCTGAACAAGCTGGATGAGTTTGAGGACGCCGTGAGGAAGACCGTGAGCGACGTGAAGCTGGATAACGATGTGGTGGTGTCCGTGTTCGAGACCAACATCCGTGTGCTGGG CGGCCTGTTGGGGGGGCACGTGATGGCAGACATGCTGAAGCAGCGCGGGGACAGGATGCAGTGGTACGCGGGCGAGCTGCTCGACATGGCCAAGGAGCTGGGACACCGACTGCTGcctgccttcaacaccaccaGCGGCCTTCCTTACCCCAGG GTGAATCTGAGGTACGGGGTGCTCAATCCCCTGTCCCGTACGGGCACCGAGTCGGATACTTGTACGGCCTGCGCTGGGACCATGATTCTAGAGTTCGCAGCCCTGAGCAGGCTGTCGGGGGAGGCCGTGTTCGAG GAGCACGCCAGGAAAGCCCTGGACGTCCTGtgggagaagagacagagaggaagtgacCTCGTGGGGACCGTCATCAACATCCACAACGGAGACTGGGTCCGCAGGG ACAGCGGAGTAGGTGCTGGGATCGACTCCTACTACGAGTACCTGATGAAGGCTTACATCCTGCTGGGAGACAACGTGTACCTAGAGAGGTTCAACACT CACTACAGCGCCATCATGAAGTACATCAGCCAGCCACCTCTGCTGCTCAACGTGCACATGCACAACCCCACAGTGAGCGTGCGCAGCTGGATGGACTCTCTGCTGGCCTTCTTCCCCGGGCTCCAG GTCCTCAGGGGCGATCTGAAGCCAGCCATAGAGACCCATGAAATGCTCTACCAGGTCACCAAACAACACAAGTTCCTTCCTGAG GCCTTCACCACAGAGTTCAGAGTGCACTGGGGTCAACATCCCCTGAGGCCGGAGTTTGCAGAAAGCACTTACTACCTCTACAAG GCCACGGGAGACCCCTACTACCTCAGAGTGGGCCAGTCCATTGTGGAGAAGCTCAACGCCCACGCCAGGGTGCCTTGTGGGTTTGCCGCAGTGCACGATGTCCGCACAGGGACACACGAGGACAG AATGGACTCGTTCTTCCTGGCGGAGATGTTTAAGTACCTGTACCTGCTGTTCTCTGAGAAGAGCCAGCTACCCTTCGACATGGACGACTACATCTTCACCACCGAAGCTCACCTGCTGCCCGTGGCCCTGTCCACGTCCCGGCCCCCCTGCCACGGCAACAGCACG GAGGCGCCCCCTAGTGTGCAGGAGGAGGACCCCTTCACCTACTCCTGCCCCAGCACCCAGACCCTTTTCCCCGACAACCCCTCCTTCGCCAAGACCATCAGGGACGGATACAAGTACCTCACGGGGGTCGGCCGGGCCTTCCAATCCTcgcctgtcag gggGATCGAACTGCCTCTCCATGACAACGGGATGGAACCAGTGGAGTTCCTGAAGAGCATGGgcatctccctcacccctctgaaTGAGGGGGCTACCGTGGCAACCAGGGCACAGGGG gaaCATAAAGGGGTCTTCCGGGTGAAGCTGGTGGCCGAGGTGACCCAGAGccccgaggaggaggaagtgctgCCCCTCATCGTGCAGCTCATATCCCCCCCGTTCCTGGGCCGAACGGTCCTGACCGCCGGGCCGGCCAAGTTCGGAATGGACCTGACCAAGCAGGAGCATGGG GTGAAGGGCAGCATTGTCAGGGCGTCCCCCTACACGGCGTGTGGGCCCGTGGAGAACGGGGAGCAGCTGAGCGGACACATCGCCCTGGCCCTGCGCGGGGACTGCATGTTCGCCGCCAAGGCACGCAGACTGCAGGAGGCGGGGGCCATTGGGGTCATCTTCATCG aCCACCGCGAGGGCAGCAACAGCGAGGACTCGCCCCTCTTCCAGATGGTCGGCGATGGCGACTCCACCTCGGACATTGGcgtgcccctcctcttcctgttcagcCGCGAGGGGGCGGTGCTGACCTCCGCCCTGGAGGAGCACCACAACGTGGACGTGCTCCTGCTGCCCAAGGAGAGGCAGCTGGGCCACG tcaAGCAGGAGAAGCCCCTGGGGATGAACATCAAGTTCCGcctggcagaggagggggagctggaggagggcgcGGCGCGAGGCCACACCCTGCAGTTCCTcctggagaagggggaggtgctgctggaggaggaggaggaggaggatgaggaggggggtaaggagGACTCTGGGCGGGGGGAAACCAAGCCCTGCACGCCACCGGGAGGCGGGAGCGTCTCCCCCTGCGTCGAGACACCGGGCCACGCCCCGCCCCCGGCACACAGCCCCAGCCGGACGGAAGCGGGCCCCTGA
- the si:ch211-282j22.3 gene encoding ER degradation-enhancing alpha-mannosidase-like protein 3 isoform X1 — translation MRAFCWTLGGPNMVLPMRVLLLTTFCHWANGQDSQGMTREEKATIRDQVVEMFDHAYGSYMKYAYPADELMPLSCRGRVRGLEPNRGDIDDSLGKFSLTLIDTLDTLVVLNKLDEFEDAVRKTVSDVKLDNDVVVSVFETNIRVLGGLLGGHVMADMLKQRGDRMQWYAGELLDMAKELGHRLLPAFNTTSGLPYPRVNLRYGVLNPLSRTGTESDTCTACAGTMILEFAALSRLSGEAVFEEHARKALDVLWEKRQRGSDLVGTVINIHNGDWVRRDSGVGAGIDSYYEYLMKAYILLGDNVYLERFNTHYSAIMKYISQPPLLLNVHMHNPTVSVRSWMDSLLAFFPGLQVLRGDLKPAIETHEMLYQVTKQHKFLPEAFTTEFRVHWGQHPLRPEFAESTYYLYKATGDPYYLRVGQSIVEKLNAHARVPCGFAAVHDVRTGTHEDRMDSFFLAEMFKYLYLLFSEKSQLPFDMDDYIFTTEAHLLPVALSTSRPPCHGNSTEAPPSVQEEDPFTYSCPSTQTLFPDNPSFAKTIRDGYKYLTGVGRAFQSSPVSRGIELPLHDNGMEPVEFLKSMGISLTPLNEGATVATRAQGEHKGVFRVKLVAEVTQSPEEEEVLPLIVQLISPPFLGRTVLTAGPAKFGMDLTKQEHGVKGSIVRASPYTACGPVENGEQLSGHIALALRGDCMFAAKARRLQEAGAIGVIFIDHREGSNSEDSPLFQMVGDGDSTSDIGVPLLFLFSREGAVLTSALEEHHNVDVLLLPKERQLGHVKQEKPLGMNIKFRLAEEGELEEGAARGHTLQFLLEKGEVLLEEEEEEDEEGGKEDSGRGETKPCTPPGGGSVSPCVETPGHAPPPAHSPSRTEAGP, via the exons ATGAGGGCGTTTTGCTGGACACTTGGCGGTCCCAACATGGTCTTACCAATGCGGGTCTTGCTGCTCACAACTTTTTGTCACTGGGCCAATGGCCAAGACAGCCAGGGCATGACTCGTGAGGAGAAGGCCACAATCAG GGACCAGGTTGTTGAGATGTTTGATCATGCCTACGGCAGCTATATG AAATATGCGTACCCAGCCGACGAGCTGATGCCGCTGAGCTGCAGGGGGAGGGTACGGGGCCTGGAGCCCAACCGAGGAGACATCGACGACTCCCTGGGAAA GTTCTCTCTCACGCTGATCGACACCCTCGACACCCTGGTG GTCCTGAACAAGCTGGATGAGTTTGAGGACGCCGTGAGGAAGACCGTGAGCGACGTGAAGCTGGATAACGATGTGGTGGTGTCCGTGTTCGAGACCAACATCCGTGTGCTGGG CGGCCTGTTGGGGGGGCACGTGATGGCAGACATGCTGAAGCAGCGCGGGGACAGGATGCAGTGGTACGCGGGCGAGCTGCTCGACATGGCCAAGGAGCTGGGACACCGACTGCTGcctgccttcaacaccaccaGCGGCCTTCCTTACCCCAGG GTGAATCTGAGGTACGGGGTGCTCAATCCCCTGTCCCGTACGGGCACCGAGTCGGATACTTGTACGGCCTGCGCTGGGACCATGATTCTAGAGTTCGCAGCCCTGAGCAGGCTGTCGGGGGAGGCCGTGTTCGAG GAGCACGCCAGGAAAGCCCTGGACGTCCTGtgggagaagagacagagaggaagtgacCTCGTGGGGACCGTCATCAACATCCACAACGGAGACTGGGTCCGCAGGG ACAGCGGAGTAGGTGCTGGGATCGACTCCTACTACGAGTACCTGATGAAGGCTTACATCCTGCTGGGAGACAACGTGTACCTAGAGAGGTTCAACACT CACTACAGCGCCATCATGAAGTACATCAGCCAGCCACCTCTGCTGCTCAACGTGCACATGCACAACCCCACAGTGAGCGTGCGCAGCTGGATGGACTCTCTGCTGGCCTTCTTCCCCGGGCTCCAG GTCCTCAGGGGCGATCTGAAGCCAGCCATAGAGACCCATGAAATGCTCTACCAGGTCACCAAACAACACAAGTTCCTTCCTGAG GCCTTCACCACAGAGTTCAGAGTGCACTGGGGTCAACATCCCCTGAGGCCGGAGTTTGCAGAAAGCACTTACTACCTCTACAAG GCCACGGGAGACCCCTACTACCTCAGAGTGGGCCAGTCCATTGTGGAGAAGCTCAACGCCCACGCCAGGGTGCCTTGTGGGTTTGCCGCAGTGCACGATGTCCGCACAGGGACACACGAGGACAG AATGGACTCGTTCTTCCTGGCGGAGATGTTTAAGTACCTGTACCTGCTGTTCTCTGAGAAGAGCCAGCTACCCTTCGACATGGACGACTACATCTTCACCACCGAAGCTCACCTGCTGCCCGTGGCCCTGTCCACGTCCCGGCCCCCCTGCCACGGCAACAGCACG GAGGCGCCCCCTAGTGTGCAGGAGGAGGACCCCTTCACCTACTCCTGCCCCAGCACCCAGACCCTTTTCCCCGACAACCCCTCCTTCGCCAAGACCATCAGGGACGGATACAAGTACCTCACGGGGGTCGGCCGGGCCTTCCAATCCTcgcctgtcag caggggGATCGAACTGCCTCTCCATGACAACGGGATGGAACCAGTGGAGTTCCTGAAGAGCATGGgcatctccctcacccctctgaaTGAGGGGGCTACCGTGGCAACCAGGGCACAGGGG gaaCATAAAGGGGTCTTCCGGGTGAAGCTGGTGGCCGAGGTGACCCAGAGccccgaggaggaggaagtgctgCCCCTCATCGTGCAGCTCATATCCCCCCCGTTCCTGGGCCGAACGGTCCTGACCGCCGGGCCGGCCAAGTTCGGAATGGACCTGACCAAGCAGGAGCATGGG GTGAAGGGCAGCATTGTCAGGGCGTCCCCCTACACGGCGTGTGGGCCCGTGGAGAACGGGGAGCAGCTGAGCGGACACATCGCCCTGGCCCTGCGCGGGGACTGCATGTTCGCCGCCAAGGCACGCAGACTGCAGGAGGCGGGGGCCATTGGGGTCATCTTCATCG aCCACCGCGAGGGCAGCAACAGCGAGGACTCGCCCCTCTTCCAGATGGTCGGCGATGGCGACTCCACCTCGGACATTGGcgtgcccctcctcttcctgttcagcCGCGAGGGGGCGGTGCTGACCTCCGCCCTGGAGGAGCACCACAACGTGGACGTGCTCCTGCTGCCCAAGGAGAGGCAGCTGGGCCACG tcaAGCAGGAGAAGCCCCTGGGGATGAACATCAAGTTCCGcctggcagaggagggggagctggaggagggcgcGGCGCGAGGCCACACCCTGCAGTTCCTcctggagaagggggaggtgctgctggaggaggaggaggaggaggatgaggaggggggtaaggagGACTCTGGGCGGGGGGAAACCAAGCCCTGCACGCCACCGGGAGGCGGGAGCGTCTCCCCCTGCGTCGAGACACCGGGCCACGCCCCGCCCCCGGCACACAGCCCCAGCCGGACGGAAGCGGGCCCCTGA
- the si:ch211-282j22.3 gene encoding ER degradation-enhancing alpha-mannosidase-like protein 3 isoform X3: MPLSCRGRVRGLEPNRGDIDDSLGKFSLTLIDTLDTLVVLNKLDEFEDAVRKTVSDVKLDNDVVVSVFETNIRVLGGLLGGHVMADMLKQRGDRMQWYAGELLDMAKELGHRLLPAFNTTSGLPYPRVNLRYGVLNPLSRTGTESDTCTACAGTMILEFAALSRLSGEAVFEEHARKALDVLWEKRQRGSDLVGTVINIHNGDWVRRDSGVGAGIDSYYEYLMKAYILLGDNVYLERFNTHYSAIMKYISQPPLLLNVHMHNPTVSVRSWMDSLLAFFPGLQVLRGDLKPAIETHEMLYQVTKQHKFLPEAFTTEFRVHWGQHPLRPEFAESTYYLYKATGDPYYLRVGQSIVEKLNAHARVPCGFAAVHDVRTGTHEDRMDSFFLAEMFKYLYLLFSEKSQLPFDMDDYIFTTEAHLLPVALSTSRPPCHGNSTEAPPSVQEEDPFTYSCPSTQTLFPDNPSFAKTIRDGYKYLTGVGRAFQSSPVSRGIELPLHDNGMEPVEFLKSMGISLTPLNEGATVATRAQGEHKGVFRVKLVAEVTQSPEEEEVLPLIVQLISPPFLGRTVLTAGPAKFGMDLTKQEHGVKGSIVRASPYTACGPVENGEQLSGHIALALRGDCMFAAKARRLQEAGAIGVIFIDHREGSNSEDSPLFQMVGDGDSTSDIGVPLLFLFSREGAVLTSALEEHHNVDVLLLPKERQLGHVKQEKPLGMNIKFRLAEEGELEEGAARGHTLQFLLEKGEVLLEEEEEEDEEGGKEDSGRGETKPCTPPGGGSVSPCVETPGHAPPPAHSPSRTEAGP; the protein is encoded by the exons ATGCCGCTGAGCTGCAGGGGGAGGGTACGGGGCCTGGAGCCCAACCGAGGAGACATCGACGACTCCCTGGGAAA GTTCTCTCTCACGCTGATCGACACCCTCGACACCCTGGTG GTCCTGAACAAGCTGGATGAGTTTGAGGACGCCGTGAGGAAGACCGTGAGCGACGTGAAGCTGGATAACGATGTGGTGGTGTCCGTGTTCGAGACCAACATCCGTGTGCTGGG CGGCCTGTTGGGGGGGCACGTGATGGCAGACATGCTGAAGCAGCGCGGGGACAGGATGCAGTGGTACGCGGGCGAGCTGCTCGACATGGCCAAGGAGCTGGGACACCGACTGCTGcctgccttcaacaccaccaGCGGCCTTCCTTACCCCAGG GTGAATCTGAGGTACGGGGTGCTCAATCCCCTGTCCCGTACGGGCACCGAGTCGGATACTTGTACGGCCTGCGCTGGGACCATGATTCTAGAGTTCGCAGCCCTGAGCAGGCTGTCGGGGGAGGCCGTGTTCGAG GAGCACGCCAGGAAAGCCCTGGACGTCCTGtgggagaagagacagagaggaagtgacCTCGTGGGGACCGTCATCAACATCCACAACGGAGACTGGGTCCGCAGGG ACAGCGGAGTAGGTGCTGGGATCGACTCCTACTACGAGTACCTGATGAAGGCTTACATCCTGCTGGGAGACAACGTGTACCTAGAGAGGTTCAACACT CACTACAGCGCCATCATGAAGTACATCAGCCAGCCACCTCTGCTGCTCAACGTGCACATGCACAACCCCACAGTGAGCGTGCGCAGCTGGATGGACTCTCTGCTGGCCTTCTTCCCCGGGCTCCAG GTCCTCAGGGGCGATCTGAAGCCAGCCATAGAGACCCATGAAATGCTCTACCAGGTCACCAAACAACACAAGTTCCTTCCTGAG GCCTTCACCACAGAGTTCAGAGTGCACTGGGGTCAACATCCCCTGAGGCCGGAGTTTGCAGAAAGCACTTACTACCTCTACAAG GCCACGGGAGACCCCTACTACCTCAGAGTGGGCCAGTCCATTGTGGAGAAGCTCAACGCCCACGCCAGGGTGCCTTGTGGGTTTGCCGCAGTGCACGATGTCCGCACAGGGACACACGAGGACAG AATGGACTCGTTCTTCCTGGCGGAGATGTTTAAGTACCTGTACCTGCTGTTCTCTGAGAAGAGCCAGCTACCCTTCGACATGGACGACTACATCTTCACCACCGAAGCTCACCTGCTGCCCGTGGCCCTGTCCACGTCCCGGCCCCCCTGCCACGGCAACAGCACG GAGGCGCCCCCTAGTGTGCAGGAGGAGGACCCCTTCACCTACTCCTGCCCCAGCACCCAGACCCTTTTCCCCGACAACCCCTCCTTCGCCAAGACCATCAGGGACGGATACAAGTACCTCACGGGGGTCGGCCGGGCCTTCCAATCCTcgcctgtcag caggggGATCGAACTGCCTCTCCATGACAACGGGATGGAACCAGTGGAGTTCCTGAAGAGCATGGgcatctccctcacccctctgaaTGAGGGGGCTACCGTGGCAACCAGGGCACAGGGG gaaCATAAAGGGGTCTTCCGGGTGAAGCTGGTGGCCGAGGTGACCCAGAGccccgaggaggaggaagtgctgCCCCTCATCGTGCAGCTCATATCCCCCCCGTTCCTGGGCCGAACGGTCCTGACCGCCGGGCCGGCCAAGTTCGGAATGGACCTGACCAAGCAGGAGCATGGG GTGAAGGGCAGCATTGTCAGGGCGTCCCCCTACACGGCGTGTGGGCCCGTGGAGAACGGGGAGCAGCTGAGCGGACACATCGCCCTGGCCCTGCGCGGGGACTGCATGTTCGCCGCCAAGGCACGCAGACTGCAGGAGGCGGGGGCCATTGGGGTCATCTTCATCG aCCACCGCGAGGGCAGCAACAGCGAGGACTCGCCCCTCTTCCAGATGGTCGGCGATGGCGACTCCACCTCGGACATTGGcgtgcccctcctcttcctgttcagcCGCGAGGGGGCGGTGCTGACCTCCGCCCTGGAGGAGCACCACAACGTGGACGTGCTCCTGCTGCCCAAGGAGAGGCAGCTGGGCCACG tcaAGCAGGAGAAGCCCCTGGGGATGAACATCAAGTTCCGcctggcagaggagggggagctggaggagggcgcGGCGCGAGGCCACACCCTGCAGTTCCTcctggagaagggggaggtgctgctggaggaggaggaggaggaggatgaggaggggggtaaggagGACTCTGGGCGGGGGGAAACCAAGCCCTGCACGCCACCGGGAGGCGGGAGCGTCTCCCCCTGCGTCGAGACACCGGGCCACGCCCCGCCCCCGGCACACAGCCCCAGCCGGACGGAAGCGGGCCCCTGA